The following coding sequences are from one uncultured Cohaesibacter sp. window:
- a CDS encoding DeoR/GlpR family DNA-binding transcription regulator, protein MLTGRLKEIVNRVDHVGSVSVHALAEQFGVAVETIRRDLRALEDEGYLKRTHGGAESLQDNVSVSSFGHRQTENSLAKREMVQRAVELIRPGDVLMVDPSSSSWYLAQALPDMDITVITNSIRIVFDLVAKPKINTLCVGGRYVEKYGAFLGATTVANILDFQADICFFSCVGFQQDKGAWDSNALNVGVKKAMLRCSASNVLLCDSSKFERGGFTLISPVEHIHCVVSEDEVIGAVRRNLGPVEE, encoded by the coding sequence ATGCTAACTGGTCGTCTGAAAGAAATTGTCAATCGCGTTGATCATGTGGGATCTGTTTCGGTCCATGCATTGGCCGAGCAATTCGGCGTTGCGGTCGAGACGATCCGTCGGGATTTGCGTGCTTTAGAGGATGAAGGATATCTGAAACGCACCCATGGTGGGGCGGAATCCTTGCAAGACAATGTTAGTGTGAGCAGTTTTGGTCATCGGCAAACGGAGAATTCGCTGGCCAAAAGGGAAATGGTGCAAAGAGCCGTTGAGTTGATCCGGCCCGGAGATGTGCTGATGGTCGATCCCAGCTCTAGTAGCTGGTATCTGGCGCAGGCCTTGCCGGATATGGACATTACGGTGATTACCAATTCCATCCGGATTGTGTTCGATCTCGTCGCTAAGCCGAAGATCAATACTCTCTGTGTTGGTGGTCGGTATGTCGAGAAATATGGCGCTTTTCTGGGGGCTACGACTGTCGCAAACATTTTGGATTTTCAGGCCGACATTTGCTTTTTTTCCTGCGTGGGATTTCAGCAGGACAAGGGTGCCTGGGACAGTAATGCCCTTAATGTTGGCGTTAAGAAAGCGATGTTGCGCTGCAGTGCAAGCAATGTGTTGCTATGTGATAGCTCGAAATTCGAGCGTGGAGGTTTCACGTTGATCAGCCCGGTGGAGCATATCCATTGCGTTGTGAGTGAAGATGAAGTTATTGGGGCGGTTCGCAGGAATCTTGGCCCCGTTGAGGAGTGA
- the fucI gene encoding L-fucose isomerase encodes MGALPKIGIRPAIDGRRQGVRESLEAQTMGMAEKTAKFLSESLRHASGEPVECVIADTCIAGLAETDACDEKFARENVGLTITVSPCWCYGSETIDMHPTRPKAIWGFNGTERPGAVYLAAALAAHNYKGLPAFSIYGHDVQDSDDESIPADVQDKLLRFARAGLAAATLKGKSYLSLGGVSMGIAGSIVDHKFFEKYLGMKVQSVDMTEIRRRMDRGIYDPEELELAVKWSEANMNEGPDKNPAAIQRSPEEKKQVMRECLMMTIIIRDMMHGNPKLAELGFGEEALGYNAIAAGFQGQRHWTDHYPNGDTAESLLNSSFDWNGVRAPVIVATENDCLNGLSQLLGFELTGAAQIFADVRTYWSKESVERVTGHKLEGLAENGIIHMINSGSAALDGSCRQRDAQGNPTIKPHWDVTEEDAKACLEATTWCPAVHEYFRGGGFSSKFLSEGGVPFTVTRINLIDGLGPTLQIAEGWSVTLPDEVHKVLDDRTDNSWPTTWFAPRLTGKGAFRDVYSVMANWGANHGVLTVGHVGSELITLASMLRMPVCMHNVEENDLFRPSVWNAFGMDKEGQDYRACQTYGPLYG; translated from the coding sequence ATGGGAGCGCTTCCTAAAATAGGGATTCGTCCAGCCATTGATGGTCGTCGACAGGGGGTGCGAGAATCCCTTGAGGCGCAAACTATGGGAATGGCAGAAAAGACTGCAAAATTCTTGAGTGAATCCTTGCGTCATGCCTCGGGTGAGCCTGTCGAATGTGTCATTGCCGATACCTGCATTGCTGGGTTGGCAGAAACCGATGCTTGCGACGAAAAATTTGCTCGAGAAAATGTCGGGCTGACGATTACTGTGAGCCCTTGCTGGTGCTATGGCAGTGAAACGATCGATATGCATCCCACACGCCCCAAGGCTATTTGGGGATTCAACGGAACAGAGCGCCCCGGTGCGGTTTATCTGGCTGCAGCGCTTGCTGCTCACAACTACAAGGGCTTGCCTGCCTTCTCCATCTATGGTCACGATGTTCAGGATTCTGATGATGAGAGTATTCCGGCAGATGTGCAGGACAAGTTGCTCCGGTTCGCTCGTGCGGGACTGGCCGCGGCAACCCTGAAGGGGAAAAGCTATCTTTCCCTTGGTGGGGTCAGCATGGGCATCGCGGGTTCTATCGTTGATCATAAATTCTTTGAAAAATACCTTGGCATGAAAGTTCAAAGCGTCGACATGACTGAAATACGTCGGCGTATGGATCGCGGGATCTATGATCCAGAAGAGCTGGAACTTGCGGTAAAATGGTCTGAAGCCAACATGAACGAGGGGCCGGACAAGAACCCGGCTGCAATCCAGCGCTCGCCGGAAGAAAAGAAACAGGTCATGCGGGAATGCTTGATGATGACGATCATCATTCGTGACATGATGCACGGCAATCCGAAATTGGCAGAGCTTGGTTTCGGCGAAGAGGCCCTCGGTTATAATGCCATTGCTGCCGGTTTTCAGGGGCAACGCCACTGGACCGATCACTACCCGAATGGTGATACGGCAGAATCTCTGCTGAATAGTTCATTCGATTGGAATGGTGTGCGGGCACCGGTGATTGTCGCCACTGAAAATGACTGCCTTAACGGACTTTCGCAGCTGCTTGGCTTCGAGCTTACCGGTGCTGCTCAGATTTTTGCCGATGTGCGCACCTATTGGTCCAAGGAGTCTGTTGAGCGGGTAACGGGACATAAACTGGAAGGGCTGGCGGAGAACGGCATCATTCATATGATCAACTCCGGTTCGGCTGCGCTCGATGGGTCCTGCCGACAGAGAGATGCGCAGGGCAATCCGACAATCAAGCCACACTGGGATGTGACAGAAGAAGATGCCAAAGCCTGTCTTGAGGCTACGACATGGTGTCCGGCCGTACATGAATATTTCCGTGGCGGTGGCTTCTCGAGCAAATTCTTGTCAGAAGGCGGTGTGCCTTTCACGGTCACTCGGATCAATCTTATCGATGGCTTGGGCCCGACTTTGCAAATTGCAGAAGGCTGGTCGGTTACACTGCCTGATGAGGTGCACAAGGTTCTTGACGACAGAACCGATAATTCCTGGCCGACTACGTGGTTTGCGCCACGCTTGACCGGAAAGGGTGCATTCCGGGATGTTTATTCTGTTATGGCCAATTGGGGCGCCAACCACGGTGTCTTGACCGTCGGTCATGTGGGCAGCGAGCTGATCACTCTCGCTTCCATGCTTCGCATGCCGGTCTGTATGCATAATGTCGAGGAGAATGATCTCTTCAGGCCCAGCGTCTGGAATGCATTCGGGATGGACAAGGAAGGGCAGGACTATCGTGCTTGCCAGACCTACGGTCCGCTTTACGGGTAA
- the fucK gene encoding L-fuculokinase, translated as MTEDVVIVLDCGATNVRAIAVDTNGKVVARASEPNVTEPDQEHQEWHNWPIQGIYEKFCNCSQKVVREIGSDRVKAVSVTTFGVDGTLIDAAGNMLFPVISWKCPRTIEAQEHMARYLSPDRAVALSGVGHFSFNTLNKFIWLKENRPQILDQAKHFLFISSLFTYRLTGRATSDATMVGTSQMADMQSQNMSEEILASLQINPSLFAEFVYPGDVIGSLLPNEAQALGLPSGIPVVSAGHDTQFATFGAGADAGQPVLSSGTWEILMARCESVTLPSKDIYERAFTCEWDVARGHYTPGIMYLASGVVEWIARTLFSELSGSEKYDVMIREAMQAPADCRGVTFYPDLLADHGGGRGVLKGISLDVDRGAIFRAALNGLVGRLKESLSVLEEVGGFKTKELTLVGGGARNGFWTQLKANALNVPVRTLEEPETTVLGAAMFAMQGAGLYASANEARENFNLRYVATLPQAELSAELQEACQ; from the coding sequence ATGACTGAAGATGTTGTCATAGTCCTCGACTGTGGTGCTACGAACGTGCGCGCAATTGCCGTCGATACCAACGGAAAAGTTGTCGCTCGCGCTTCTGAGCCCAATGTGACGGAACCTGATCAAGAGCACCAGGAATGGCACAATTGGCCAATTCAGGGTATCTATGAAAAATTCTGCAATTGCTCGCAGAAGGTTGTACGAGAAATCGGTAGCGACCGGGTCAAGGCTGTGTCGGTCACGACGTTTGGTGTCGATGGCACATTGATTGATGCCGCCGGTAATATGCTCTTTCCGGTGATCAGCTGGAAATGTCCCCGCACCATAGAAGCTCAAGAGCATATGGCGCGCTATCTCAGCCCGGATCGTGCTGTTGCACTCTCAGGTGTCGGGCATTTTTCCTTCAATACGCTCAATAAATTCATTTGGCTGAAAGAAAACCGTCCTCAAATTCTGGATCAGGCCAAGCACTTCCTGTTTATCAGTTCTCTCTTCACTTATCGGCTGACAGGGCGGGCCACTTCTGATGCGACAATGGTCGGCACCTCTCAGATGGCAGATATGCAAAGCCAAAATATGAGTGAAGAAATTCTGGCAAGTTTGCAGATCAATCCATCGCTTTTTGCCGAGTTCGTCTATCCGGGGGATGTTATCGGAAGTTTGCTTCCCAATGAAGCACAAGCTCTTGGCTTGCCAAGCGGTATCCCGGTGGTTTCCGCCGGGCATGATACGCAATTTGCAACATTTGGCGCTGGTGCAGATGCTGGACAACCGGTTCTTTCCTCGGGGACTTGGGAAATCCTGATGGCGCGCTGCGAGAGCGTTACGCTGCCGTCCAAAGACATTTATGAGCGCGCTTTCACCTGCGAGTGGGATGTTGCGCGCGGGCATTATACCCCAGGCATCATGTATCTTGCTTCTGGGGTGGTAGAGTGGATTGCGCGTACCTTGTTCAGCGAGCTTTCCGGCTCTGAAAAATATGACGTCATGATCCGCGAGGCGATGCAAGCGCCTGCCGATTGCAGGGGCGTTACATTTTATCCGGATCTGCTGGCAGATCACGGTGGTGGTCGAGGCGTGTTGAAAGGCATCTCTCTTGATGTTGATCGTGGAGCCATATTCCGGGCAGCCCTGAACGGGTTGGTCGGCCGTCTCAAGGAAAGTCTATCCGTTCTCGAAGAGGTCGGCGGTTTCAAGACCAAAGAGTTGACGCTGGTCGGTGGCGGAGCCCGGAATGGGTTCTGGACGCAACTGAAGGCCAATGCCCTCAATGTACCGGTCAGAACACTTGAAGAACCTGAAACGACAGTTCTTGGGGCTGCCATGTTCGCCATGCAGGGGGCCGGTCTTTACGCCTCTGCGAACGAAGCGCGCGAGAATTTCAATCTTCGTTACGTTGCGACGCTGCCTCAAGCAGAACTGTCTGCAGAGCTGCAGGAGGCTTGTCAGTGA
- the fucU gene encoding L-fucose mutarotase: MLKTISPLISPNLLMMMHQMGHGDEIVFSDAHFPANSFNNVVLRADGVEVTQLLKAIMPLWQLDQYVKDNVVMMAPVEGDDLPDGLVSDYSAALPSDAEITFIDRFAFYERTRSASLVVVTGTTRKYGNIILKKGVVEVAV; this comes from the coding sequence ATGCTCAAGACCATAAGCCCTCTTATTTCTCCAAACCTGCTCATGATGATGCATCAAATGGGGCACGGGGACGAGATTGTTTTCTCCGATGCTCATTTTCCAGCAAACAGCTTCAACAATGTGGTGTTGCGTGCGGATGGAGTGGAGGTAACCCAGCTTTTGAAAGCCATCATGCCTCTTTGGCAGCTTGATCAGTATGTCAAAGACAATGTCGTGATGATGGCTCCTGTTGAGGGAGATGATCTGCCTGACGGTCTGGTTTCAGACTACTCGGCAGCGCTTCCCAGCGACGCAGAAATCACCTTTATCGACCGTTTCGCTTTTTACGAAAGAACGCGTTCCGCCTCTTTGGTGGTCGTAACCGGAACTACGCGAAAATACGGAAACATCATCCTTAAAAAGGGTGTCGTCGAAGTTGCGGTCTGA
- a CDS encoding sugar ABC transporter ATP-binding protein, with protein sequence MEEPILTMRNISKSFVGVQALKGVQLELRKGEVHALMGENGAGKSTLMKGLLGVYKFDEGEIVYKGKTVAFDGVMEAQKAGISMIFQELNLIPHLSVAENIFFAREPLKAGMIDIKKMEAESAKLLEVFDIDVKPTDIVHTLPVAKQQMVEIAKALSFDVEVLIMDEPTSALTEREIEKLFGLVDRLKAKGVCIVYISHRMEELKKICDHITIFRDGTYVTDAPFKSLTMDQIIAHMVGRSFENHFPEKQSVVEDEIIFSVKDVARNGVFKPVSFDLKKGEILGVTGLVGAKRTELARAIFGADPMDQGEIYLHGNAIKISDPSDAVKHGVAYLSEDRKLNGVAVTMTLRDNVTMASMDKVTNRYSVIDHNAEVEATQTYIDQMEIKTPSVEQIVRNLSGGNQQKVVIGKWLFRDAKVMIFDEPTRGIDVGAKYAIYELLDALAKQGVGVIMISSELMEVLGMSDRVLVMHEGNMTGILDASKTSQEEIMQYATGIKSQSPNA encoded by the coding sequence ATGGAAGAACCCATTTTAACGATGCGGAATATTTCCAAGTCGTTTGTCGGTGTTCAAGCTCTTAAAGGGGTGCAACTCGAACTCCGCAAGGGAGAGGTTCACGCTCTCATGGGAGAGAATGGCGCGGGCAAATCGACTTTGATGAAAGGTTTGCTTGGTGTTTACAAATTCGATGAAGGCGAGATCGTTTATAAAGGCAAAACGGTAGCATTCGATGGTGTCATGGAGGCCCAAAAGGCCGGCATTTCTATGATCTTTCAAGAGCTTAATTTGATACCGCATTTGTCTGTTGCCGAGAATATCTTCTTTGCGCGAGAGCCGCTCAAAGCAGGCATGATCGATATCAAGAAGATGGAAGCGGAATCGGCAAAGCTGCTTGAAGTCTTTGATATCGACGTGAAGCCGACCGACATCGTTCACACTCTTCCTGTCGCCAAACAGCAAATGGTCGAGATTGCCAAGGCGTTGTCGTTCGATGTCGAGGTTCTGATTATGGACGAGCCGACATCAGCTCTGACCGAGCGCGAAATTGAAAAGCTGTTCGGTCTGGTTGATCGGTTGAAGGCAAAGGGCGTCTGTATTGTCTATATCTCGCACCGAATGGAAGAATTGAAGAAGATCTGCGACCACATCACGATTTTCCGCGATGGAACTTATGTGACAGACGCGCCTTTCAAATCTCTGACCATGGACCAGATTATCGCTCACATGGTGGGGCGTTCTTTTGAAAATCACTTCCCCGAAAAACAGTCGGTTGTAGAAGATGAGATCATTTTCTCGGTCAAGGATGTGGCTCGAAACGGCGTCTTCAAGCCCGTTAGTTTCGACCTTAAAAAGGGCGAAATTCTCGGCGTTACAGGGCTGGTCGGAGCCAAAAGAACGGAGTTGGCCCGCGCGATTTTCGGTGCGGATCCTATGGATCAAGGCGAGATTTATCTCCATGGCAACGCAATAAAGATCTCGGATCCGTCTGATGCGGTCAAACATGGTGTCGCCTATTTGAGTGAAGACAGAAAGCTCAATGGCGTCGCGGTGACCATGACGCTGCGAGACAATGTGACAATGGCCTCCATGGACAAGGTCACAAATCGATATTCTGTGATTGATCACAATGCAGAAGTGGAAGCCACCCAGACCTACATCGATCAGATGGAGATCAAAACCCCTTCAGTGGAACAGATTGTTCGCAATCTGTCCGGAGGCAATCAGCAGAAGGTGGTGATCGGGAAATGGCTCTTCCGGGATGCCAAGGTCATGATTTTCGATGAACCCACGCGCGGCATTGATGTCGGAGCCAAATACGCAATCTATGAACTGCTTGATGCACTCGCCAAACAGGGGGTGGGCGTCATCATGATCTCTTCTGAATTGATGGAAGTTCTGGGCATGTCAGACCGGGTGCTGGTCATGCACGAAGGCAACATGACCGGGATACTGGACGCATCCAAGACCAGTCAAGAAGAAATCATGCAATACGCAACCGGCATTAAATCGCAGTCGCCCAACGCTTGA
- a CDS encoding ABC transporter permease, which translates to MTDKQKDMLQKLAALGGLVFLFIVFAAVSPHFFTLSNVMTIGLQTSTIAFIGIGATCVILTGGIDLSIGSVVALSGVMSALSVKAGIPVPVGLLVGILTGAACGLLNGLFVTVLLLPPFIATLGMMMMARGFALFITNAAPVSGLPESYSILGNGAFFKVMEIGPNGLPHVSFPGIPYPVVLMIVLALMFAFVLRKMQVGRYLYAIGSNEDAARLSGIKTDRVKIFAYVAAGALSGLAGIVLASRLVTAQPNGGVAYELDAIASAVVGGTSLMGGVGTISGTMIGAFIIGVLRNGLNMNGVSFFVQQIIIGAVIVITVAFDQLRQGNAKKS; encoded by the coding sequence ATGACAGATAAACAAAAGGACATGCTGCAGAAACTGGCAGCACTCGGAGGCTTGGTCTTCCTATTTATTGTGTTTGCGGCTGTTAGCCCGCATTTCTTTACCCTTAGCAACGTTATGACTATTGGTCTGCAAACCTCGACCATTGCCTTCATCGGCATCGGGGCAACCTGTGTCATCCTGACCGGTGGTATCGATTTGAGTATCGGCTCGGTTGTCGCCCTGTCCGGTGTTATGTCGGCATTGTCAGTCAAAGCAGGCATTCCGGTTCCGGTCGGACTTCTTGTTGGTATCCTGACAGGTGCAGCTTGCGGATTGTTGAACGGTTTGTTCGTGACCGTGTTGCTTCTGCCGCCTTTCATTGCAACGCTCGGCATGATGATGATGGCCCGCGGTTTTGCACTCTTCATCACCAATGCTGCCCCAGTGTCTGGCTTGCCTGAAAGCTATTCAATCCTGGGTAATGGGGCTTTCTTCAAGGTGATGGAAATCGGTCCCAATGGACTTCCGCATGTCTCGTTCCCCGGCATTCCGTATCCTGTTGTTCTGATGATTGTTCTGGCTTTGATGTTCGCCTTTGTCCTGAGAAAGATGCAGGTCGGTCGGTATCTCTACGCCATTGGATCAAATGAAGACGCTGCTCGTTTGTCCGGTATCAAGACCGATCGCGTCAAGATTTTTGCCTATGTAGCTGCGGGAGCCCTTTCCGGTCTGGCAGGCATCGTTCTGGCTTCTCGCCTTGTTACGGCCCAGCCGAATGGTGGCGTGGCCTATGAGCTGGATGCCATTGCCAGTGCTGTTGTCGGCGGTACTTCTCTGATGGGTGGTGTGGGTACAATCTCAGGCACGATGATTGGTGCCTTCATCATTGGTGTGCTTCGCAACGGCTTGAACATGAACGGAGTTTCCTTCTTTGTTCAACAGATCATTATCGGTGCGGTGATTGTTATCACTGTTGCATTTGATCAGTTGCGCCAAGGCAATGCAAAGAAAAGCTGA
- a CDS encoding ABC transporter substrate-binding protein encodes MKKFLMATIMGAAVAFGAGSAMAQQKEIAVIVKSENANFWQNVKGGALDAAKELGAYEVTFQGPAAETDVVEQVNMVENAINRQVAGIVLAPSDPDGLVPTVKKAWENGIPVVIIDSALTKDADKYYQAFLATDNRTAGELAANMMLKKLDGKTGKVAMMSYVPGVGSSIGRDGGFKDVIEAAGNTVVGPFYSQSDMAQALNQTVDALASNNDLIGIFGSNEPTAIGMARAVKQQGYAGKMAVVGFDGDSTLQSFVRDGTLDGIVVQSSHAMGYKGVKTIDNLLKGNKVEKNIDTGVVYVTKDNIDSAEAKAVLY; translated from the coding sequence ATGAAGAAGTTTTTAATGGCCACGATCATGGGAGCAGCAGTTGCATTTGGCGCAGGTTCCGCCATGGCACAGCAAAAGGAGATCGCGGTTATCGTCAAGTCGGAAAATGCCAATTTCTGGCAAAATGTGAAGGGCGGCGCCCTTGATGCAGCCAAAGAACTCGGAGCCTATGAGGTAACGTTCCAGGGTCCTGCTGCTGAAACCGACGTGGTTGAACAGGTCAACATGGTTGAAAACGCCATCAACCGTCAGGTTGCAGGCATTGTGCTTGCTCCGTCTGATCCTGATGGCCTTGTACCAACCGTCAAGAAAGCATGGGAAAATGGCATTCCTGTCGTTATCATCGACAGTGCTTTGACAAAAGATGCTGACAAATACTATCAGGCCTTTCTGGCAACCGATAATCGCACTGCCGGTGAATTGGCTGCTAATATGATGCTCAAGAAACTTGATGGCAAAACAGGCAAGGTTGCCATGATGTCTTACGTTCCGGGCGTTGGTAGTTCCATCGGTCGTGATGGTGGTTTCAAAGATGTTATTGAAGCTGCAGGCAACACGGTTGTTGGTCCATTCTATTCTCAATCCGATATGGCGCAGGCTCTTAACCAGACTGTTGATGCACTTGCTTCAAATAACGATCTGATCGGTATTTTCGGCTCCAACGAACCAACCGCAATCGGTATGGCTCGCGCCGTAAAACAGCAGGGCTATGCAGGCAAAATGGCTGTTGTCGGGTTTGATGGAGACTCCACCCTGCAATCCTTCGTTCGCGATGGAACTCTGGACGGTATTGTTGTTCAGTCTTCCCATGCTATGGGTTACAAGGGTGTGAAAACCATCGATAACCTGCTCAAAGGCAACAAGGTCGAGAAAAATATCGATACCGGTGTTGTCTATGTCACCAAAGACAACATCGATAGTGCAGAGGCCAAGGCTGTTCTTTACTAA
- the recA gene encoding recombinase RecA, giving the protein MAQNSLRLVEGSSMDKTKALEAALSQIDRAFGKGSVMKLGQREVVEIESIPTGSLGLDIALGIGGLPKGRIVEVYGPESSGKTTLALHVVAESQKRGGICAFVDAEHALDPIYARKLGVDIDNLLISQPDAGEQALEIADTLVRSGAVDVLVVDSVAALTPRAELEGEMGDSLPGLQARLMSQAMRKLAGSISRTNCMVIFINQIRMKIGVMFGSPETTTGGNALKFYASVRLDIRRIGSIKDRDEVVGNQTRVKVVKNKVAAPFKQVEFDITYGEGISKTGELLDLGVKAGVVEKSGAWYSYDSQRLGQGRENSKTFLKENPEIADEIEIAIRQNAGLNAALIDQASSDEDDVDE; this is encoded by the coding sequence ATGGCACAAAATAGTCTCCGGTTGGTCGAAGGAAGCAGCATGGACAAGACAAAAGCATTGGAAGCCGCCCTATCGCAGATTGACCGCGCATTCGGCAAAGGCTCCGTGATGAAGCTGGGCCAGAGAGAAGTGGTCGAAATCGAGTCCATTCCGACTGGCTCTCTCGGGCTTGATATTGCTTTGGGTATCGGTGGTTTGCCCAAGGGGCGCATCGTTGAAGTTTACGGACCTGAATCTTCAGGTAAAACAACGCTGGCCCTGCATGTTGTTGCAGAGTCTCAAAAGCGCGGTGGCATTTGCGCGTTTGTGGATGCTGAACATGCGCTCGACCCTATCTATGCGCGTAAACTTGGCGTTGATATCGATAATCTTCTGATCTCTCAGCCTGACGCCGGTGAGCAAGCACTTGAGATTGCCGATACGCTGGTCCGTTCCGGAGCCGTGGACGTGTTGGTGGTCGATTCTGTTGCGGCTTTGACACCGCGCGCCGAGCTTGAAGGTGAGATGGGGGATTCACTTCCCGGTCTTCAGGCCCGATTGATGAGCCAGGCGATGCGCAAATTGGCTGGTTCAATTTCACGAACCAACTGTATGGTGATCTTCATCAACCAGATTCGTATGAAAATCGGCGTCATGTTCGGTAGTCCCGAGACGACGACAGGTGGTAATGCTCTCAAGTTTTATGCATCTGTACGTCTGGATATTCGCCGGATTGGCTCGATCAAGGATCGCGACGAGGTTGTTGGTAACCAGACCCGCGTTAAGGTCGTCAAGAACAAGGTGGCAGCACCATTCAAGCAGGTCGAGTTTGATATCACCTATGGTGAGGGGATTTCCAAAACAGGCGAGCTGCTCGATTTGGGCGTTAAGGCTGGCGTCGTTGAAAAATCTGGTGCTTGGTACTCATATGACAGCCAGCGCTTGGGACAGGGTCGGGAGAATTCAAAAACCTTCCTGAAGGAAAATCCCGAGATTGCAGATGAGATAGAAATAGCTATCCGACAAAATGCGGGGCTCAATGCCGCGCTGATTGATCAGGCTTCATCTGATGAGGATGATGTAGACGAATAG